The following DNA comes from Flavobacterium sp. N3904.
AAAGCCAATGATGCACTGTAACGGTAAATGTCATCTGATGAAAGAATTGGCCAAAGCTGCCGAAAACGAAAAGCCTGCTTCTTCTGATAAAAAAGGATATTCTCCTGTTCTTGAAGTGTTGTTTTTTCAGGAAATCAACTCTTTTGCAATCGCTTCTTTTTCTTTTTTAGATAAAGAAAACAGCAGCAATGCTTATTCTAATTCATATTCCAATTCTCATTTGGAGTCCGTTTTTCGACCACCCATTTTTATTTCTTAGATTTTATTAAAACACCGTGTCAATTGTCGCAAATGATATTCATTATTTGTGCACACTTTCGCGCACGCATCAATTCTAAATAATTTAAGAATAAAAAACAATAATGAAAAACACAATAAACAAAGCAATTGCTGTAATGGCAATGGTTGCTGTAGTATCAGCATGTTCAAACAATAATGACGAAGTTATCACTGGAACCGGTAAATTGGGCGTAGAATTTGACAATGCCTTCGGATCAAATGACTTGATTTTAACGAGTCAAACCAACACCACCTCACAAGGAGAAGTATTAAAAATAAGCAGCGTAAAATACATTATTAGCAATATTGTTTTGACCAAAGAAGACGGAACTACCCTTACTTATCCAAAAAGCTCCAGCTATTTCATTGTTGATGAAGCTACTGCAGACAGTCATGAAATCGAATTGGAAAATATCCCGGCCGGGAATTACACCAAAATAAAATTCGGAATCGGAGTAGACAAAGCGCAATGGGAATTGGGAGTAACTGGACAAGGTGATTTTTTGGCAAAAGCACAAGATGCCGGAATGTTGTGGAGTTGGTCTGCTGGGTATAAATTCGTGGCTTTTGAGGGAACTTTCACTTCTGCTACTGTGACTACAGATACTTCTTTTATGGTGCATACAGGACAAACAGGAACCGATTACAATTATACAGAAGTAACTTTGAATTTGCCTACAAATGCAATGGTAAGAACTACAATCACTCCAGATATTCACATCATTGCCAATGTAGCTAAAATCATTGACGGGACCAATAAAATCAAGCTTTCAGACAACAATATGGGAGGTATGGGTGCCATGATTATGGGCGGTTCACAATTGCCTTTGATTACCACAAATTTAAACGGAATGTTCTCAGTAGCTCACGTACACAACGACTAACAGGATGCTGAAGTTTTAGGAGCAGACGATTTGTTTTCATAACAATTGTCCTCCCGCTATCCGCTATATCTTTTTTACTAACCCTGAATAGGTTAGTAAAAAAGGATATACGCTTCTATCGGGGCTAATCCACAACTTTAGTAATTCTTTCAACAGTATAAAAACATGAAGAAAAGACATTTCCTGTGGTTCATTATTCCGTTATTTTTTGGTTGTTCCAATGAAAACGAAGACAACTATATTGATGTGCCGTTAACATTCACCGTTCCGTCCAATTTCCCTCCTTTGGCTTACAATATTGCATTGAATCCACCAACAGAGAAAGGGTTTGAACTCGGTAAAAAATTGTTCTACGACGGAAGATTGTCTTCGGATGGAGTCGTTTCCTGTGGCTTTTGTCACATTCAGGAAAATGCATTTACCCATCACGGTCACGTCTTTAGTCACGGAGTCGGCGACAATGTCGGAACCAGAAACACACCTTCGATTCAAAATTTAGGCTATCAAACCGCCTTTATGTACGATGGTGCCGCTTCGCATCTCGATTTGCAACCGATTATTCCGTTTACAAGTCCAATCGAAATGAATGGTAATTTTAATGATGCGATTGCCATGATGAAGTCCGATGCAACGTATCAAAAATTGTTTGCTGTTGCATTCAAAGATGGAAAAATCAATTCCGAAAACATGCTCAAAGCACTTTCGCAATTCATGCTGATGGTAACCTCCAGCAATTCTAGATTTGACAAATACCGTCGCGACGAAGTTGGAGGAACGTTGACAACAGAAGAATTAGCCGGTTACGAAATTTTCAAAACCAAATGCAGTTCGTGCCACGCCACCGATTTGATGACGGATAATTCGTTTCGAAACAACGGATTGGCAGTCAATCCACAAATTAAAGATGTAGGTCGTTATCGAGTAACCCAATTAGCAGTGGATTATTATAAATTCAAAGTGCCGAGTTTAAGAAACGTTGAAAAAACAGCGCCTTATATGCACGACGGACGATTCGGAACATTAGAATCGGTTCTGGATCATTATGCCTCGGGTGTTGTAAACTCGGAGACATTAGACCCAATTTTGAATCAAAACGGCAAACTCGGAATCGCTTTGACTAATCAAGAGAAAACGCAAGTGATTGCTTTTCTAAAAACACTAACTGATAATCAATATCTAACAGATAAACGATTTTCGGAATTTTAAAGACTCACTAAAATGAAAAAATATTTATTAATAACCCTAGTTTGTAGTTTTCAATTCGCTTTTTCCGCTCCAGTAAAAGACAGTATTTATGCGGATACTTTTCGAAAAATGTTGTTGCAAAGCCAATATGAATACGAATATGAAGACTGCGATGCTTGCGGCTGTTCGGCCAGTAGCGGTGGTTTGGGTTTTGGCTCCATGCTCAATTCCAATTTTGTGGGAGTTCGTTATTTGAATCAAAGTTATACCAGCAAAGACGGAATTTTTGACAATTCCCCTTGGGTCGACGAAAATTTCAACACCATCCAGATTTGGTCCAAAATACCGATTACCGAAAAGCTTCAGGTTTTTACATTAATTCCTTTTCAGCATCACAGCCGTGAATTGACATCGGGAAAAGAAGAGATTCAGGGTTTGGGTGATATCACGGTGATGGGAATGTATACTTTGTATGAAACCCATAAAGACAGCATCACACTAACCCATAAATTCCAAATGGGAGGCGGTGTGAAAATGCCTACCGGAAAGTTCAACGAAGCCAACAATCTGGGAACAGTTAATCAAAGTTTTCAAGTTGGAACAGGCAGTTGGGATTATCTTTTGGTAGCTGATTATGTGATTCAAAAAAATAATCTAGGGCTGAATTTGCTTTTAGATTACACAATTAAAACAGAAAACAGTAAAAACTATCAATACGGTAACCAACTCAATTATGGCGGATTGTTGTTTTATTTATTGGAAGCCAATACCGTAAAAATAATGCCTCATCTGGGTTTGGTTGGTGAAACGTATGCTGCTAATAGGCAGCACGGTCAAGAATTACCCAATACAGCCGGTGATGTATTGTTTAGTAAATTTGGTCTCGAAATTGGTATAAACAAACTTTCACTGGGTATGAGTGCAATGTTGCCTGTTACGCAGCATTTGGCAGGTTCTAATATTGAAGCCAATTATCGTTTAATGTTCAATTTGAATTATAGTTTGTAATCAAAAAAAAAACGGCAAAGAGCGCAAAAGAAGTAGGATGTTCGCAAAACTTTGTGAACTTTGCGAAAATCTTTGCGCTCATTGCGGTTAATTATAAAAGCTACCAGTTTTTTTGTTACAATATTTGATTTTATTTAGAACCTCTCGTTAAAGTCATTTTCGAATTGTATTTTTGAATACTGTTAAAAATTAACCTATGATTTCCGTTCAAGAAGCCTTTTCGATATTAGAACAAAATTTGCCTACTTTGCACGAAGTGGAGTTGCCACTTTTTCAAGCCCGAAAACATATTTTGGCACAATCGGTGGTGTCGCCCATCAATATGCCACCCTTCCGGCAATCGGCGATGGATGGCTATGCTTTGTGTTTGCACGAGGCTTTGGTTTATGAAATTGTTGGCGAAATAAAAGCGGGAGATTCTCACTTGGTAAATTTGGTTCCTGGTCAGGCTGTCAAGATTTTTACTGGAGCCACTGTACCCGATTCGGCGCAGGCTGTAATTCAGATTGAATTGGTTGCGGCTAACGGAACACAATTATTACTCGACGAATTGGTAGAGCCCGAAACGAATGTCAGACCCATTGGCGAACAAATTTCTACTGGGGATTTGGCACTCGAAAAAGGAACTTTGTTGAATGCCGCTGCTATTGGATTTTTGGCGGGACTTGGTTTTACAAAAGTCTCTGTTTACAAAAAACCAACCGTTGGAATTGTAGTTACTGGAAACGAATTGTCAAAACCCGGAACTCCTCTTGAATACGGTAAAGTATATGAGAGCAACGGAATTATGTTGCAATCGGCATTAATTGATGCTTTTTATGAGGCAGTGACGATATACGAAGTCAATGATGATTTTGAAAATACCAAAAACAAACTGAATGAAGCGTTGACAAACAACGATATGATTTTGGTTTCCGGTGGCATATCAGTTGGGGATTATGATTTTGTGGCTCGTGCATTAAAGGAACTTCAAGTCGAAACCTTATTTTACAAAGTGAATCAAAAACCTGGAAAACCTTTATTTTCAGGAAAATTACAAAACAAAATGGTTTTTGCATTGCCAGGAAATCCTGCCGCTTGCCTGACTTGTTTTTATGTATATGTGTTGCCTACATTGGCCATACTTTCGGGTGCCAAGGCCAATTATCAACAGGCTGTTTTATTTCCAATAGCCCATGATTATGAAGTAAAAAATACCCGTTCCCAGTTTTTGAAAGCAAATATTAGCAATGGAGAAGCACAAATCCTGTCACATCAAAATTCGTCCATGCTTAATTCTTTTTCAGTTTCAAACGGATTGATTTTCGTTCCCCACGGACATTATGAATTGAAAAAAGGGGATATGGTTGAGGTGTATTTGTTGTAGACTTTAGATAGTTTTTTTTACTTTACATAGTTAAAAAAGAAACGAATAAATACCGAAAATCCAGAAGTGAGAATTAACAATAGGTATTGTTTTGTTTGTCTATTATATATTCTGTCTTAATTCGTATTCAATTTCGTTGTCTCCCAAATCAGTAATTTTAATAAAGTTTAGTTGCTCCAGAAGTTGTATTGCTTTCAAGTTTTGTTGGGTTGTTATTGCCCAAATACGTTTTAGTCCGATAGTATTTATTCCAAATTCTATCGCTAATACCATAGCAGAAGTCATAAAACCTTGTCCTCGATATTGAGGTAATAAAACGCATCCCAATTCGCCTTCTCCTTTGCGAAGGCCACGATAGTAACCACAAGTCCCAATAATTTTATTTGTTGAATTTTCTGCAATGCCCCAATGAATAGAATTACCTTCAAGATAATCCTTGTTTATTTTAGTCTGCATTTCCATCGCCTGTTGAACAGAAGTCGCCTGAATAGAATCGTAAAATGAAATTTCAATAAGATCTTCTATATCCGCAGTTAGGATTTTTCGCAACGAGATTTTCTCGCCAGAAATAATTGGAAAAATGTCATACGGAGGTAGTTTCATTTTGTATGTAATTGTTTTTTTAACGTTCTGGCACTAGCGGGTTTGGGATTAAATTAAGCCCTATTTTCGGATTTGCCAAATATTCTAAATACAAAACCAACTTTCCATTAAGCCAATTGCCCAAATCCGTTGTAGCTATTGTATGCTGTATTTATTTCTCGTATTTCCAATTTATGTTCTCTTCAATTGAAATTGCTTTAAAGATTTGGAATGCAAATTCAGCTAATTTTATTATTAAATATTCAAATTTCGTAAAGTCAAGTTATATTTTCAATTGTTCATTATTAATTTCTGAATAACTAAATAAAAATTCGAATATTTGATTGTGATATTGTGTTTTATTTATTTTTGATTTGTTTATTACTGATTTAGAATGAGTAATGGAATGACGTACTTCAGATAATATTTTTAATAGTTCTCCAAATTTTATATTTGTATTATTCTCTTTAGATAATTTATGTATTGTTTTTTTTCCAATCTTTTTAATTGCTTTATAAAGTAAATCACCTCCCTTGATATTTTCTCGAGTTAGTTCTCCTTCAATTTTAAAAGCTATTTTAATCTCTTCTCCAAAGTTAAAATTATTTTTTGCTTTATAAAACACACAATCTTTGAAGAATTTTTCAAGAGACTCATATGATTGGCAATACATTAAACAAAATTCTCGAGATAGAACGCTTATCATTTCACTTTTGTAATTTTCTCTGGAGGTATTTTTAAATAATCCTGAATGAAAAGGTAAAACCCAACCATTATCAGTTTTTCCAGTCCAGTCACTTAAAAGTAATGTAGAATTTGAATCATAAACGGAACCAGTTTGCGTGTACTTTTCAATATCCAAATTGATTACTTTATTTAATCTTCTGCTGGTATGAATAAATTCCAGTAAAGTTGAAAAGTAGTTGTCGAGAAATACTTTGTATTCATTATTCATATATAATTCAGATTATCCGATTCTGTGGGAATATAGCATACAACTTTCTTATAAGAGTGATGGAAATACACTTTTCTCAAATCCAAATATACAGATTAATCTTTGTAAATTATCAAATGCATTTGTTTTGCTAAATGTACTTTAGTTCTTGAAACAATTAAAATTTGTTGTTTTTTATTGAAGTCTTTGTGTTGCGTGAGGGATAGAAGCTAGCTACCAAAGTAGTGCGGATAGCCCGACCACAATATAAAAAGGGGCGACTGAGCGACACTATATTCTAGTCCCTTTTTTATATTGTGGTCACGCCCAAATGATTTTCCTTATTTTTAGAAAAGTCTTAAAACATTTCGCCAATATTCAAATAGACGGTAAAATAATCTTTACTGAAACCAAAATCGAGGTCGACATTGACATCTGAATATTTGTTGAACTTAACTCGTAGACCGAAACCTGCTGCTGGGTGCCAGTATTCAAAATT
Coding sequences within:
- a CDS encoding MbnP family protein; the protein is MKNTINKAIAVMAMVAVVSACSNNNDEVITGTGKLGVEFDNAFGSNDLILTSQTNTTSQGEVLKISSVKYIISNIVLTKEDGTTLTYPKSSSYFIVDEATADSHEIELENIPAGNYTKIKFGIGVDKAQWELGVTGQGDFLAKAQDAGMLWSWSAGYKFVAFEGTFTSATVTTDTSFMVHTGQTGTDYNYTEVTLNLPTNAMVRTTITPDIHIIANVAKIIDGTNKIKLSDNNMGGMGAMIMGGSQLPLITTNLNGMFSVAHVHND
- a CDS encoding cytochrome-c peroxidase → MKKRHFLWFIIPLFFGCSNENEDNYIDVPLTFTVPSNFPPLAYNIALNPPTEKGFELGKKLFYDGRLSSDGVVSCGFCHIQENAFTHHGHVFSHGVGDNVGTRNTPSIQNLGYQTAFMYDGAASHLDLQPIIPFTSPIEMNGNFNDAIAMMKSDATYQKLFAVAFKDGKINSENMLKALSQFMLMVTSSNSRFDKYRRDEVGGTLTTEELAGYEIFKTKCSSCHATDLMTDNSFRNNGLAVNPQIKDVGRYRVTQLAVDYYKFKVPSLRNVEKTAPYMHDGRFGTLESVLDHYASGVVNSETLDPILNQNGKLGIALTNQEKTQVIAFLKTLTDNQYLTDKRFSEF
- a CDS encoding transporter, coding for MKKYLLITLVCSFQFAFSAPVKDSIYADTFRKMLLQSQYEYEYEDCDACGCSASSGGLGFGSMLNSNFVGVRYLNQSYTSKDGIFDNSPWVDENFNTIQIWSKIPITEKLQVFTLIPFQHHSRELTSGKEEIQGLGDITVMGMYTLYETHKDSITLTHKFQMGGGVKMPTGKFNEANNLGTVNQSFQVGTGSWDYLLVADYVIQKNNLGLNLLLDYTIKTENSKNYQYGNQLNYGGLLFYLLEANTVKIMPHLGLVGETYAANRQHGQELPNTAGDVLFSKFGLEIGINKLSLGMSAMLPVTQHLAGSNIEANYRLMFNLNYSL
- the glp gene encoding gephyrin-like molybdotransferase Glp, with amino-acid sequence MISVQEAFSILEQNLPTLHEVELPLFQARKHILAQSVVSPINMPPFRQSAMDGYALCLHEALVYEIVGEIKAGDSHLVNLVPGQAVKIFTGATVPDSAQAVIQIELVAANGTQLLLDELVEPETNVRPIGEQISTGDLALEKGTLLNAAAIGFLAGLGFTKVSVYKKPTVGIVVTGNELSKPGTPLEYGKVYESNGIMLQSALIDAFYEAVTIYEVNDDFENTKNKLNEALTNNDMILVSGGISVGDYDFVARALKELQVETLFYKVNQKPGKPLFSGKLQNKMVFALPGNPAACLTCFYVYVLPTLAILSGAKANYQQAVLFPIAHDYEVKNTRSQFLKANISNGEAQILSHQNSSMLNSFSVSNGLIFVPHGHYELKKGDMVEVYLL
- a CDS encoding GNAT family N-acetyltransferase — its product is MKLPPYDIFPIISGEKISLRKILTADIEDLIEISFYDSIQATSVQQAMEMQTKINKDYLEGNSIHWGIAENSTNKIIGTCGYYRGLRKGEGELGCVLLPQYRGQGFMTSAMVLAIEFGINTIGLKRIWAITTQQNLKAIQLLEQLNFIKITDLGDNEIEYELRQNI